Proteins from a single region of Allofrancisella inopinata:
- the fvfA gene encoding Francisella virulence factor A, producing MSRFNQNVMYIVVIIAVFVTCIYFFTSNNDYETKGVFLPEYSVKLPKVAPDSVKIYNLRYQNEAEGAVGLIRVSTHTTNRDDFTKLCDRNLKKAVELAAENGADEIKYICLYPEGQLDELSNVSLQAYAFRN from the coding sequence ATGAGTAGATTTAATCAAAATGTTATGTATATAGTCGTAATAATAGCAGTATTTGTTACGTGTATTTATTTTTTTACCTCTAACAATGACTATGAAACCAAAGGTGTTTTTTTACCAGAATATAGTGTTAAACTACCCAAAGTTGCTCCTGATAGTGTAAAAATCTATAACCTACGTTACCAAAATGAAGCAGAAGGTGCAGTTGGTCTAATTAGGGTATCTACTCATACGACTAATCGGGATGATTTTACGAAACTATGTGATAGAAACTTAAAAAAAGCTGTAGAATTAGCTGCCGAAAATGGCGCAGATGAGATTAAATATATTTGTTTGTATCCAGAAGGCCAGCTAGATGAATTAAGCAACGTTTCTTTACAGGCGTATGCTTTTAGGAATTGA
- the fmt gene encoding methionyl-tRNA formyltransferase, which translates to MKKLDVVFAGTPEISAYVLKDLYASGQNIKAVLTQPDRAKGRGKKVQYSAVKEVALANNTLILQPQSFKKDPEVLEQLKELKPDVIVVIAYGIIVPKEFLEIPKHGCLNIHVSLLPKWRGAAPIQRAIQAGDKKTGICIMQMDEGLDTGDILNTLEIDIKDTDTSASLHDSFAKLAIKPLLETLENIDNVQAKPQIGTPTYAHKITKQEGLINFSNTAEQISCHIRAFTPWPSAFFILENQTIKVGQFEILEQNSQQASGTIVDVSKIGIDIATLDKVIRFKQLQFPNKKMLQIADILNGNDLTKYIGYRIG; encoded by the coding sequence ATGAAAAAGTTAGATGTTGTCTTTGCAGGAACGCCAGAGATTTCAGCTTACGTTTTAAAAGATTTATATGCAAGTGGTCAAAATATCAAGGCAGTATTAACGCAACCAGATAGAGCAAAAGGTAGAGGTAAGAAAGTCCAATATTCTGCTGTTAAAGAAGTTGCTTTAGCTAATAACACTTTGATACTTCAACCACAATCTTTTAAAAAAGATCCAGAAGTTTTAGAGCAATTAAAAGAACTAAAACCAGATGTTATCGTCGTTATAGCTTACGGTATAATCGTACCAAAAGAGTTTTTGGAAATTCCCAAGCATGGTTGTTTGAATATTCATGTATCTTTGCTACCTAAATGGCGAGGAGCTGCCCCAATTCAAAGAGCAATCCAAGCTGGTGATAAAAAAACAGGTATCTGTATAATGCAAATGGATGAAGGGCTTGATACTGGTGATATCCTTAATACTTTAGAAATAGATATAAAAGACACAGATACATCAGCAAGTTTACATGATAGTTTTGCTAAGCTAGCAATTAAACCTCTACTAGAAACTTTAGAAAATATTGATAATGTACAAGCTAAGCCTCAAATCGGTACACCCACTTATGCTCATAAGATAACAAAACAAGAAGGTTTAATAAATTTTAGTAATACAGCAGAACAAATTAGCTGTCATATTAGAGCCTTTACTCCTTGGCCATCAGCTTTTTTTATTCTTGAAAATCAAACTATAAAAGTAGGGCAATTTGAAATTTTAGAACAAAATTCACAACAAGCGTCTGGAACTATAGTAGACGTTTCAAAAATAGGCATAGATATTGCTACTTTAGATAAAGTTATTAGATTTAAACAGTTACAATTTCCAAATAAAAAAATGCTTCAAATAGCAGATATTTTAAATGGCAATGATTTAACTAAATATATTGGGTATAGAATAGGATAA
- the gshB gene encoding glutathione synthase, whose product MKIGFIIDNLNSFNISKDSTFMMLLAAQDKDWDIYTFYLNDLYIDNGKPKGDALEVKIHKDKSLWYEIISQHRNFSLLDLDCIFMRKDPPFDMEYIYVTYMLDLAKKADVLIVNNPQALRDFNEKVAISNYPKYSPNTLITRSYEQINKFYDEHKDIIVKPLDGMGGSSIFRIKEGDKNKNVILETLTHHQTKYIMVQDYQQAISKGDKRILIVNGEPIKYLLARIPSDKDNRGNLAAGATAEVRPLEDNDYTIAKKVAKKLKKHGVMFAGIDVIGDKLTEINITSPTGIQEIYKATKINAASLLMQAVEHKIHKIRQEQLDG is encoded by the coding sequence ATGAAAATAGGCTTTATAATAGATAACCTAAACTCTTTTAACATCTCTAAAGATAGTACTTTTATGATGTTGTTAGCAGCTCAAGATAAAGATTGGGATATCTATACATTTTACTTAAATGATTTGTATATAGACAATGGCAAACCAAAAGGAGATGCCCTTGAGGTAAAAATTCATAAGGATAAAAGTCTTTGGTATGAAATTATTTCACAGCATAGGAACTTTTCATTATTGGACCTAGATTGCATCTTTATGCGTAAAGATCCACCATTTGATATGGAATATATTTATGTAACTTATATGTTAGATTTAGCTAAAAAAGCTGATGTTTTAATAGTAAACAATCCTCAGGCTCTAAGAGATTTTAATGAAAAAGTAGCAATTTCAAATTACCCTAAATATTCTCCCAATACGCTTATTACTAGAAGTTATGAGCAAATAAATAAATTCTATGATGAGCATAAAGATATTATAGTTAAGCCTTTAGATGGTATGGGGGGAAGTTCTATATTTAGGATAAAAGAGGGTGATAAAAATAAAAATGTAATTTTAGAGACACTAACACATCACCAGACTAAGTACATAATGGTGCAAGATTACCAACAAGCTATATCTAAGGGTGATAAAAGAATACTTATAGTTAATGGTGAGCCTATCAAATATTTGCTTGCACGTATACCTAGTGACAAAGACAATCGTGGTAATCTAGCAGCTGGAGCAACAGCAGAAGTTAGACCACTGGAAGATAATGATTATACAATAGCAAAAAAAGTTGCTAAGAAACTTAAAAAACATGGAGTAATGTTTGCAGGTATTGATGTAATAGGTGATAAATTAACGGAGATAAATATCACTAGTCCTACAGGTATACAAGAAATTTATAAAGCTACTAAAATTAATGCTGCAAGCTTACTGATGCAAGCAGTAGAACATAAAATACATAAAATCAGGCAGGAGCAATTAGATGGATAA